The following DNA comes from Hordeum vulgare subsp. vulgare chromosome 3H, MorexV3_pseudomolecules_assembly, whole genome shotgun sequence.
AGTCATTATTTTCCCTCTTAAGATGAGAGCTTAGTGATATGTTCAACGTCACTCCAACTATTAATGCATGAGCTGGCCGATAGCATGTCCACTCATGGTAAAGCAATCAGAATGAATAGGATACATGCGTAAAATTCAACCATTTTTTCTCTACCATAAAAATTCAATCATCCATACCATATCTGTAGTAGGTTATTACCTTTCATTCATGGGTAATAACAAGCCTTCCGACTTACTGAAAAGACGCGCGTTGTAAAACGGAGGCGTGTGCTGCCTCCGTTTACCAACTTCTTCACCACGACATTCCTGTATAGATTCACCACCTGCTGAAAGGTGTAACTGTACGCCATCTTCATAAGTCGGTAGGAGATGAATGCATTGAAGAATCTGGAAGAAAACTATACCTTCTTTTTCCAACTTCGCTGAATCCCTACAACAATCCGCAGAGGGGATATGTACGGTGTACAAAACTAGTTATTCAGTACAGAGTTATACTTTGGAACTGGAAACAAATCAGAACACAGATACTGACCACAACTCAGCAACAAGTGACTAATTCCCTAGCATCCTACTTCAGAAATCAGAGTATATAACACTGTTATCACCCTCCATAAGGTTCTGAAACGAAGCTGGAATAGGGGGCATCTCAGTGTATAGGACACCTTCCAACATGCGAACAACTTGTCCCATTGACGGCCTGTCATTCTCCTCGTCCTGAATGCACCAGCAGGCGACCCTACAGGTGACATCCAGCTCCTTAACATTGGCATCTCCTTCCAGCCTAGCATCCAGCAGGCACAAAACCTCCCCTTCACTCACATGAGTAGCGGCATAGACCGGAAAATATCGATGGTTCCCAAATCTCACCACCTCAGTGCTCCTTCTTCCCGAGATAATCTCGAATAGCACAATGCCGAAACTGTACACATCTGCCTTCTTAGTGATCGGCAGCCCGGATATCCACTCTGGGGCGAGATATCCCATTGTTCCTCGCACAGTGGTCAGCGCGGAGTTGAATTCTCGTCCAAGCAGCTTCGCCATGCCGAAATCAGCAATCTTGGGCCAGAATTCCGCATCAAGCAATATGTTCTCAGGTTTGATGTCGCAGTGTATGATGCAGTCCTCGCATTCTTCATGTAGATAGGCGAGACCCTTGGCGATGCCTAGTGCAATTTGGTACCGAACATCCCAACTCAACGGACCAGACTTCTCTGCAAAGAGATGAGCATCCAAAGAGCCATTTGGCATGCACTCATACACCAGCAACCTTCTTTTCCCTTTGACGCAAAATCCCAAGAGATGAACAAGATTGCTGTGCTGGATCATCCCAAGTGTCTGAACTTCTGTCCTGAATTGCTTCTCTGCCTGCCCGAGGACTTTGAGATTCTTCACAGCGATGGCAGTTGATCCTGGCATTGTTCCCCTGAAAACACTTCCGAATCCTCCCTCGCCTATTTTATCAGAGAAATTCATCGTGGCTTTCTTGATCTGTGCATAAGAGTAGACCGCAAGAGGGCCTTCTACTTCAAACTTCCCGGCACCAAATGAATTCCTCCTGAATCTCCATAGCAGTACCGATATCAGTACCAAAGAAACAATGCCTATGAATCCAGTTACCAACAACACTATTCCTCTTGTTTGCAAACCTTTCTTGTTCCTGAGCTTGGAGCCCATACGTAGGTAGATCTTGGTGTAGGGAGGCCTAGCAGCCGAGCTCAGATTGTACAGGTTGTGGTACCAGAGCTTGCATCCATGGCCATACGAGTAGGCGACGCAGTAGCATTTGCTCCGGCAAGCCGCTCTGCAGTCTTCGTCGGTTCCGGCCACCTCGTCCTGGCCGTTGTAAGGAAGCCCTTGCAGCTTGTCCAACGGGGCGAACGAGTCTTCGTGCTCCGTCAGGCCGCCGGAACCGCAACTCAGCGGGAGAGACCTCGAGCAGCCGGTGACGAAGTACCCAAGCCCCCACTCAATCGGGTACGACGGCGTGAACCCGTCCACGCAGCTGCACTTCCCGCTGTCCGTGCAGGCGCCGAAGTCACCGCAGAAGAACCCGCCGGATTTGCAATCGGAAGGGAAGGACCAGCGAGCGACCCAGCCACCGGTGCTGTTTGCGGCGGGATCCGGCTCCGACCACCTCATCAGGCTGATTTGCCCCAGATTGAACTGCAAGAACTCGGTACCATTCGCGGTTTCCGGGCGATTCAGCAGCAGCGAGCTGCCGTTGTCTTCGGAGGACACCATCCACTCCGGGAAGGTACCGCGGTTGGCGTGCCCGTCGGTGGTGAGCACGAACCCGTTCGTCCGGGTTGCGTCGAGGCCGAGGCTGCCATTGTGCGAGAAGCTCTTGAACGTCAGGGAGACGTTCTTCCCGGTGTCCTTGTCGAGCCCGAGCCTCGCGCCGGGGAGCATCGCGTCGCCGGGGTAGTCGAAGCTCTGCCACAGGACCAGAGAGGAGTTCCCCTGGTCCCTCACGACCAGGTTTCCGTTGTCGAGAAGGACCGCCACGGCGGCGGACGACACATTGCCGCCGGGCGACGGCGAccaccagaggctggccccattcTCGTTGATGTAGAGGCTGTCGCCGAAGATCTCCAGCGATGCGCCGGGCAGGTCGGTGATGACGACCCTGTCCCCGAGCCAGAAGGCGGGACTGTTCCCCGCCATGTTCCTGAACCGGACACCCAGGAAGTAGTGGATGCCGGGGCCCGGCGGAAAGAAGCCCAGCTCGAAGCCGCCGCTCTTGGAGACCAGGGTCTCGTTCCCGGAGATGCCCTTGCCGCCCCGGATGGTGTCCGTGGTGGCGGACGCGGCCAACAGGGAACCGTGGAGGAGCAGGAATAACAGCGCCGCCGGTATGGGTGGGGAGTTGCCAGGGCCGAGCGAACGCGCTGCACCGCCGCCATGGGTGGGCATAACTTCCAGAGGAGCGAGCGCAGCACCTTGTCCCACAATCAGTGGCGGCCACACTTTGGACAATCTGGACTGCGAGTAGAAAAGCTATTCATGAGTCAATTTTTCAGAGCCTATTGTCAACTCATCTATTCATCGGAAAATTCATCTATGAGTTGGATGGTTTGAACACAATGACAGGTTTGACCAATCCGAGAAAAACTTATGCTGTTAATATACAAAGATCTTAGGAATCGCCTCCGATCCGTCACCTTAAAATTCATGTAGACGATGAATTGTCTTGTGATGGGActactggagctgctggtgcagtTTGTAGAGATGAACACGATCAATATCTCGGGTCTTCAGATATTGTTCTCCCTGGTGTTATAGTTCTCGAGGCCATAGCATGTGGCGAGGCCTTGGCAATTGTGATCGATCTATCTTTAAACCATTAGGTAATTGTGAGCGACTGCAAACCAATTATGAAGGACATGAAAAGAGGGTTGGGAGGCCCTATATAGCTATTATGAAAGAGATAAACAGGAGAGGAGCCTATTTTGCTAGCTTGATTTTATGTTTGAAGGCCGAGCTTTGAATCAGGAAGCGCACAATTTTGCAAAATTTGTTGTATCGCTTCCTCAGGGTCTGCATATGTGGCTTATATCCTTCCATGACCCTTTTTGTATCTCGTTGAATGTTGTTCATTTTTAATGAAGTTCAGGGTCCCTAAAAAAACAGCACAAAATATTGTTTTCTTTAAACCGGGCTAACCCCTTTTTTCATTATTTGAATAAAGAAAATATGTCAGAATCCAGATTTAACAGGAGGACAGAAAGGAGAGAAAGTGGGTCCAAATATTACTAGAAAAACCACTATGACGGCCCGCCATCGAAACGGTCATTGTGATGGAAAAACCTAGCAACACTAATCTAGGAAGAAGAGTACTTCCTATACAACCCATGCATAATAGGAACTACAGAGTCATCGGACTAAAAGGCTACATAGAACAGAATTATTGAGGAACTGTCAAAAAAATCCCCAATGATCATCCACGAACAACATTCGGAGGTTCATCAACGACATAGTCCGTGCCCGAACAGCTTCAATCCCGGTTCACATCCTTTTCGTGTCGCCCTCCGTCTCCAAGTCTGCCCAataaagaagaaaagaacaagtgGTAACCACATTCTTAAAAGGAGTTTTAATCAACTTTTTCTCAAAGGTAGCTCGATTTTTCGAGCTAGCCAGATAGCCCAAGTTATCGCGGCTAAGCCCACAGTATATTATTTACCTCCTCCAGACAAAAAAGAATGACACCAGACAAAATATTGCCAGTGATTGTTAGGCCCCAGATATGTCCACAAAGAGACACTAATAGAACGCCAAACAACCGCGCGCCACAGGgcaagtaaagaacaagtattgtaaCGATTCAGTATCTTTGCAGAAGGAGCACCGAGGGTTCCGAGGCCAGTGTCTTCGTTTCATGACTTGCCTAGTCAATATTGCATCTTGAAACATTTGCCACAGGAAAATTTGGATCTTGAGGGGAAACTTTGCTTTTGAGACCCACTTAAAGTTACACCCACTAATAGTTTTTTCCAGGGTTTTGTACATGGATTTAGTAGTATATCTTGCAGATTTATTTAGCCCCTGGTACATAGAGTCATTCTCATCAGAATGTCATAATGTAGAGATCACTTTGCACATTTATCCCCATTGTTCAGCGTTAGAAGCGTCAAGCCTCCTCCGAAAGAAGGTTGGGACATCCTTCCCGCTAAACTTAGTAACAGTTCAGTCTTGATGAGtgcaaatatcaaaaatatcaggGAATTTTTCACACAATGGAGGCATCCCGTTAATAGAATCTTTCCACACACGGATCAGATCACCCGAACCGATTTTGACCACTCTTCCCATCATGTATAGGTCTTTGATTTTTAATAGAGCTTTCAGATAGGGAGAGTGTGCGAATCCGGGCCCCGGCGTGGCAACTGTCTTATTATTAAGATATATATCCTTGATAATGTCTAGTCAAATTCCTTTCTGGGTGTCAAGTTTCCATCTTCATTTCAACATAAGACTGATATTTTGCTTCCTTAGGTCTTTCACCCCTAAGGCTCCAATGTTCTTAGATCTACAAATCCTCCCCCATCTAACCAAATGATATCTTTTCTTCTTATTACACCCCTGCCACAAAAaacgtctcctttgtttatcgagTCTCTCGATAAGTTTCttactcaccaaccacatagacaTGTGATACAAGGAAAGTTGCATAACCAACGCATTTGGCAGGGTGTGTCTTTGCtaacagtccccggcaacgacactagagaaatgttgttgacatgttcctgacttgatgcctcccccgcaacggagccagaactgctcccagttgctcaacaattagcaattgtcttgcaatggcctacCAGCGCGtgcgttcgcggcagttttcgaggatagagtattcaacccaaatttgttggttcgcccgacaggaagtgaaaggatactctcaagtattagcagctgaatgtgtccgattcaaccacacctgaaagattagtatctgcaagcaaagtatcagtagcaaagtagtatgatagcaacggtgccagaaacgatctgttgacggcagactattcctaacggttgtatcaatggtgccagaagttgcccgtggacgggaaatattctttcccggcaacggcgagcaaaaaagtattgtagcaggtagcagtagtgtaacgagtgacaacagtggcaaggaatagcagtggtgatagcagtagcaagtagcaacagtagcaagtaacatcagtagcaagtagcaacagagcaaagcaagtaacaacagcagtgggacaaactcgtaggcaatgggtcggtgatttgtttggatgacattcatcatgcaacagttataacacggagagatatgtggctagctcccgttcgtcaatgtgatgtaggcatgcattccgtgtgtcgtcatacgtgcttagggaaaagaacttgcatgacatctattgtccacccctcccgtggtagcagggtccaaaaggaaactacaggatattaaggttctccttttaataaagaaccggaccaacgcattagcacttggtgaacacatgaactcctcaaactatggtcatcaccgggagtggtttcggttattgtctctccggggttgccgggtcataacacatagtaggtaactacaacttgcaagatcggatctaaaacacacatatattggtgacaacataataatttcagatctgaaatcatggcactcgggccctagtgacaagcattaagcatggcaaagtagtagcaacatcaatctcagaacatagtggatactagggatcaatccccgtcaaaactaactcgattacatgatagatctcatcctactcatcaccgcccagcgagcctacgaatagattactcacgaacgatgaagagcttcatggaattggagagggaagaaggttgatgatgacgatggcgacgatttcccctctccggagcccaaaacggactccagatctgccctccagatgaagaacaggatgtggcggcgcctccgtatctcaaacgcgacgaaatcttctctcctgattttttctgggacaaaagtgaatttatagagctgagtttgggggcggcagatccacgtgggccccacaagcttggtagccgccaccagggggcggctgctacagggcttgtggcccactggcccatcccctccggtggatctttgcgcaggtatttttcatattttccagaaatattctccgtaaattttcaggacgttccgagaactttcatttctgcacaaaaacaacaccatggcaattctgctgaaaacaacgccagtccaggttagttccattcaaatcatgcaaattagagtccaaaacaagggcaaaagagtttggaaaagtagatacgatggagacgtatcaactcccccaagcttaaaaccttgcttgtcctcaagcaactcagttgacaaactgaaagagaaagaaaaactttgacaaactctgtttgatcttgttgttgcaactatgtctaactcatacccagaattttagcaagatcacaagttaaccacataagcaagtgacacaaaggtctcacggtaaactaatatcaatggcataatcagctagcgagcaaataataataagtttcagataccaacaattcaatcaaaacaagcatgaagcaatatgaataggtggtatatcgctagctctttctgagactgcaaaacataaatgcagatcactttcaaagatcaagggctgactaaacattgtaattcatagcaactaagatccagtcatagtcatactcaatatcaatcaaaagcaaatcataaaaatgacataggtgctctctaattggtgcttatacaagaggaggatgactcaacaggaaaataaatagacaggcccttcgcagagggaagcattgatttgcaaaggtgccaaagctcaagctttgaaacacatagataacaattttgggtggcatgctttcattgtcaatgcaatggccaagagttctcaatatcttccatgctactcatgctataggcggttcccaaacagaaaggtgaatttttaactcccccactaccaatcaatcacactccacggctagccgaatcctcgggtaccgtccatactaacatcaatccggggggagtcttgttttacagttatgttttcgatttaagcatggaactgggcattccaattaccggcccctttctcgtgaatgacagtgaataaacacatgctgaggataacacgcctaacatggaagataccaatagccccctatcaccacatgagcggttcgggcatgcaaaatagattatttcttgaaggtttagagaatgccacatgcaaatttacttggaacgacaggtagataccgcaaataggtaggtatggttgactctcatggaaaaacttttgggtatatggaagtggatgcacaagcagtattctgcttagtacaagtgaaggctagcaaaagactgggaagcgaccaactagagagcgacaagagtcatcaagatgcaatgagtttgactaacattgagtgcaagcatgaacaggatataaatcaccatgaacacaaacatcatagaggctatgttgattttgtttcaactacatgcatgaacatgcgccaagtcaagccacttgaatcattcaaaggagaataccatcctatcatactacatcatagtcatctcaaaatctatgttggcattcaagacaaaccattataaactctcagctaattaagcatggcatcagaaactatgatctctaagttgtcattgcaaacatggttctctcacaacaaagctgaatctgggacgacaagctagtcatatttacaaaaacaaaatagatagagttcataccaacttttccagtctgagtcacttcatcatatatcatcattattgcctttcacttgcacgatcgaacgatgtgaacaataataagagtgctcgtgcattggactaagctgaatctgcgggcaaacacaaaggagaagacaaagtaatatggctctttgaaagctaaacaggtatgcatgcaagagctactaaacattgtaaccaatatcttctaccttgacccaaagaaaaagaaaactatttacatgggaaaactcccaacaagcaaaagaagaaagaaaaatctttttgggttttctgaaaaggacacaaaacaagaaaacaagaaaaggaaaataaactagcatggataatacagtggcaaagtgtaaacaccgactaacaaagtgaaagcataagcatgaatgtaaggtcggtgagaacacgtactcccccaagcttaggcttttggcctagcttgatctactcccaaggagggaaataacaagcttcgggatactccggagcggactgtggatgtcactgctgtgtgagctcctctggctcccactgataaactggcgtctgatactcgattggcggctcgggcacgtgcacctgtggttgggccaagccccaatatgcgtagatgtccgagggcataatagtgtacctgcctgtatgaagatcgaacaaagaaggagcaggcaaagtaatagtctctcgagtaccctgactaaataccaggttataaatcatccgtctactagcatctctatccagaaaatcatggtgaaccatgctgtcataatccagatatttctcaggaagaagcatctctccttcctccccaagtctaacgggtatctcaaagtgtctggcaagacgggtagcatagatacctccatagacgacacccttggaacggtttgtgttcaaccgctgagctactataacacctaggctataagtcttatcgttataaaggccttcacgcaaaaccgcaaggtctggagagctaagtgatccagccttcccacggccaatcaaacattttcccacaaataatgagaagtaccgaagcacaggaaaatgtatgctagcaattctagcgcgagacactcctctctcctctccaacagcaatagtacctatgaaatcctccaagtcccgtggacgagggtaacggatatccccaacataaggtaatttgcattagttgcaaaaattctatagtgtcatacactgggggatgtcgtataacatgaactcaaccatgggaggattcttcctgggataaaagttgaagctttgaacgaaaatattggtgaggaggaggtattgtgagcacttatcttcaacgaacgcggtaagacctgcgttctccaccaagtaatagaagtcttcataaagcccagcggcacgcaaaaattcattacttggccactcgcacgctcaaacttctgtgacttgaggaaccacgtacttggggtggttcttctcatcctccttggggttacggcttgaagagcctctcaagaacctcctcatctttttccttttctagctctgaaaaattctgaaattttagagacttcgaaagaaaagtgagtgaggattaacccaactcgttgcaactactcctactagtgcctagagatcatatcacgcgctaaaactacttgggaccagctaaaatcaacttttcaagctcaagaacaaggtcaccaaggtagcaagagtatacgaaggataaagcactagagcaaaaactaattggaccaatggaggagtcacttaccaaggagtaatttccccaaaacggttcggagaatggtgctttgagcaaggagatcgaaaatctcagccaaatgagcaagaacacgggtttgagctgcgaaacgattttttctggaggtagaagaagaggatgtgagctggaatgagtggagggggtccctgtgggccccacaagcttggtagcctccaccaagggggggggggcggctacagggcttgtggcccactgggtggctcccaggccagctctcagtcccagtatttttcaaatattccagaaaaaatcatacttgattttcaggaccatcggagaacttttatttttggggtatttttctccaggacgctaaaacagaaaacaggaaaaactaaactaaatctatcatttttcttctaagcaacagaaagtgaaagcttaaaacagaggtatgtgactccttgattcatccatttcatggtcatcgaaagaaatccgtcaatggggttgatcaaatcc
Coding sequences within:
- the LOC123443205 gene encoding G-type lectin S-receptor-like serine/threonine-protein kinase At2g19130, producing MPTHGGGAARSLGPGNSPPIPAALLFLLLHGSLLAASATTDTIRGGKGISGNETLVSKSGGFELGFFPPGPGIHYFLGVRFRNMAGNSPAFWLGDRVVITDLPGASLEIFGDSLYINENGASLWWSPSPGGNVSSAAVAVLLDNGNLVVRDQGNSSLVLWQSFDYPGDAMLPGARLGLDKDTGKNVSLTFKSFSHNGSLGLDATRTNGFVLTTDGHANRGTFPEWMVSSEDNGSSLLLNRPETANGTEFLQFNLGQISLMRWSEPDPAANSTGGWVARWSFPSDCKSGGFFCGDFGACTDSGKCSCVDGFTPSYPIEWGLGYFVTGCSRSLPLSCGSGGLTEHEDSFAPLDKLQGLPYNGQDEVAGTDEDCRAACRSKCYCVAYSYGHGCKLWYHNLYNLSSAARPPYTKIYLRMGSKLRNKKGLQTRGIVLLVTGFIGIVSLVLISVLLWRFRRNSFGAGKFEVEGPLAVYSYAQIKKATMNFSDKIGEGGFGSVFRGTMPGSTAIAVKNLKVLGQAEKQFRTEVQTLGMIQHSNLVHLLGFCVKGKRRLLVYECMPNGSLDAHLFAEKSGPLSWDVRYQIALGIAKGLAYLHEECEDCIIHCDIKPENILLDAEFWPKIADFGMAKLLGREFNSALTTVRGTMGYLAPEWISGLPITKKADVYSFGIVLFEIISGRRSTEVVRFGNHRYFPVYAATHVSEGEVLCLLDARLEGDANVKELDVTCRVACWCIQDEENDRPSMGQVVRMLEGVLYTEMPPIPASFQNLMEGDNSVIYSDF